In Equus caballus isolate H_3958 breed thoroughbred chromosome 25, TB-T2T, whole genome shotgun sequence, one DNA window encodes the following:
- the ANP32B gene encoding acidic leucine-rich nuclear phosphoprotein 32 family member B has translation MDMKRRIHLELRNRTPAAVRELVLDNCKSNDGKIEGLTAEFVNLEFLSLINVGLISVSNLPKLPKLKKLELSDNRIFGGLDMLAEKLPNLTHLNLSGNKLKDISTLEPLKKLDCLKSLDLFNCEVTNLNDYRESVFKLLPQLTYLDGYDREDQEAPDSDAEVDGVDEEEEDEEGEDEEDEEDEDGEEEEFDDEEDEDEDEDGEGEEDEDEVSGEEEEFGHDGEVDDDEDDEDEDEDEEEEESGKGEKRKRETDDEGEDD, from the exons ATGGACATGAAGAGGAGGATCCACCTGGAGCTGCGGAACCGGACCCCGGCCGCG GTTCGAGAACTTGTCTTGGACAATTGCAAATCAAACGATGGGAAAATTGAGGGCTTAACAGCTGAATTTGTGAACTTAGAGTTCCTCAGTCTAATAAATGTAGGCTTGATTTCAGTTTCAAATCTCCCCAAACTACCTAAATTGAAAAAG CTTGAGCTCAGTGACAATAGAATCTTTGGAGGTCTGGACATGTTAGCAGAAAAACTTCCAAATCTCACACATCTAAACTTAAGTGGAAATAAACTGAAAGACATCAGCACCTTGGAACCTCTG AAAAAGTTGGACTGTCTGAAAAGCCTGGATCTGTTTAACTGTGAGGTTACTAACCTGAATGACTACCGAGAGAGTGTCTTCAAGCTCCTGCCCCAGCTGACCTACCTGGATGGCTATGACCGAGAGGATCAGGAAGCCCCCGACTCGGATGCCGAGGTGGACGGTGTGGACgaagaagaggaggatgaag AAGGAGAAGATGAGGAGGACGAAGAGGATGAGGATGGTGAGGAGGAAGAGTTTGATGACGAAGAGGATGAAGATGAAGACgaagatggagaaggggaagaggacgAAGATGAAGTCAGTGGGGAG GAGGAAGAATTTGGACATGATGGAGAAGTTGATGACGATGAagatgatgaggatgaggatgaggatgaag aggaggaagaaagcgGGAAaggtgaaaagaggaagagagaaacagatgaTGAAGGAGAAGATGATTAA